A region of Oceanicoccus sp. KOV_DT_Chl DNA encodes the following proteins:
- a CDS encoding TIGR02281 family clan AA aspartic protease encodes MRSLLLISLLFATALPAWGMNIQAKALLKGMAVLDVDGQQYTLKVGKRSPEGILLVSSTPKLAVIDVNGQRRQLTLSTLITSTYNPTVKTEVAIPRNNNRQYITNANINGRRTQVLVDTGANSVAMSSQDARRLGVNYKEGEPGRVVTASGEANAYRVKLSSISVGGITVQNVNASVVEGDYPEMVLLGMTYLEHVDMREQNGSLILQAKF; translated from the coding sequence ATGCGCTCATTACTGCTTATCAGCTTATTGTTTGCTACAGCCTTGCCTGCCTGGGGTATGAATATTCAGGCCAAGGCGTTATTAAAAGGTATGGCGGTGTTGGATGTTGATGGCCAGCAGTACACGTTAAAAGTAGGCAAGCGCAGCCCTGAAGGCATTTTATTAGTCTCATCAACACCTAAGTTGGCGGTGATCGATGTCAACGGTCAACGGCGGCAACTGACCTTAAGTACCCTTATTACCAGCACTTATAACCCCACTGTTAAAACTGAAGTCGCTATTCCGCGTAACAATAACCGGCAATATATCACCAATGCCAATATCAATGGCAGGCGCACGCAGGTGCTGGTTGATACCGGTGCTAATTCGGTGGCTATGAGTAGTCAGGATGCCCGGCGTCTTGGTGTTAATTATAAAGAAGGCGAGCCCGGCCGTGTGGTTACTGCCAGTGGTGAAGCTAATGCTTATAGAGTTAAATTGAGTTCGATCAGTGTCGGTGGCATCACTGTGCAGAATGTGAATGCCTCGGTGGTGGAGGGGGATTATCCGGAAATGGTGCTATTGGGAATGACCTACCTGGAGCATGTGGATATGCGTGAGCAAAATGGCAGTTTGATTTTGCAGGCCAAATTTTAA
- a CDS encoding DUF4136 domain-containing protein has translation MSHWTKLSIVVAAFLLQACATSIPKAVVDYKPDYDFSGIKTYAFEADKSSAGESLGAARIQQNIELQMQQRGIRPANIADADISIRFLLATENKQDVRTYNSHYGGAYRCWRCAPVMAMPTTEVRVVDYTQGTLVIDFIDKKLQRTVWHAVSKGKIHPKNTPQERDEVARAVIENMLKQFPPETSVE, from the coding sequence ATGAGCCATTGGACAAAGTTAAGTATTGTTGTAGCGGCATTTTTATTGCAAGCCTGTGCCACTTCAATTCCGAAAGCAGTGGTCGATTACAAGCCTGATTATGACTTTTCCGGGATTAAAACCTATGCGTTTGAAGCGGATAAAAGTAGTGCCGGTGAAAGCTTGGGGGCTGCAAGAATTCAACAAAACATTGAGCTGCAAATGCAACAGCGCGGGATTAGACCAGCGAATATAGCCGATGCAGATATCAGCATAAGGTTTTTGTTAGCAACAGAAAACAAGCAGGATGTTCGCACATATAATAGTCATTATGGTGGCGCTTATCGCTGCTGGCGCTGTGCACCGGTGATGGCAATGCCAACTACAGAAGTACGCGTTGTTGATTACACTCAAGGTACTTTGGTTATTGATTTTATCGATAAAAAATTACAGCGCACCGTTTGGCATGCTGTGAGTAAAGGTAAGATTCATCCCAAGAATACGCCACAGGAGCGTGATGAGGTGGCCCGTGCGGTTATTGAGAATATGTTAAAACAGTTTCCACCTGAAACCAGTGTAGAATAA
- a CDS encoding phosphatidylglycerophosphatase A, with the protein MSVNAKKILLNPVHCLAFGFGSGLAPKAPGTFGTLMAVPLYLLLNQLPLVIYFGIVVLAFALGIYLCGKTADDLGVHDHPGIVWDEFVGFWITMMAAPAGWQWLLLGFALFRLFDIWKPWPIKIFDQTMETGLGIMIDDVLAGIYALVIIQIAFLVIRSL; encoded by the coding sequence ATGTCCGTCAACGCTAAAAAAATTCTGCTTAATCCTGTTCACTGTTTAGCTTTTGGTTTTGGCAGTGGTTTGGCACCCAAAGCACCAGGTACTTTTGGTACGCTAATGGCCGTGCCCTTGTATTTATTGTTGAATCAACTGCCTTTGGTTATCTATTTTGGTATCGTTGTACTGGCTTTCGCGTTAGGTATTTATCTATGCGGTAAGACCGCTGATGATTTAGGTGTGCATGACCATCCAGGTATTGTATGGGATGAATTTGTTGGATTTTGGATAACCATGATGGCTGCCCCAGCGGGTTGGCAGTGGTTGTTGTTAGGTTTTGCTTTGTTTCGCTTGTTCGATATCTGGAAGCCCTGGCCGATTAAAATATTTGACCAGACAATGGAGACGGGTTTAGGTATTATGATTGACGATGTGTTGGCGGGAATTTACGCATTAGTGATTATTCAAATAGCGTTTTTAGTCATCCGGTCGTTATAA
- the ribA gene encoding GTP cyclohydrolase II produces MTVRYVESSKLPTQWGEFDMHGFEDSGNDKEHLILSMGDIGNGEPVLARVHSECLTGDALFSMRCDCGSQLQAALHRIAEEGRGALLYLRQEGRGIGLLNKIKAYKLQDQGADTVEANEQLGFGADMRDYSICKVMLEHLNIQQVKLMTNNPRKVKALVDQGVDVVERIPLQTGQNPHNAKYLATKAGKLGHLMGE; encoded by the coding sequence GTGACTGTACGCTATGTTGAATCCTCGAAACTACCCACGCAATGGGGCGAGTTTGATATGCATGGTTTTGAGGATAGCGGCAATGACAAAGAGCATTTGATCCTCAGTATGGGGGATATTGGCAACGGTGAGCCAGTATTGGCCAGAGTTCATTCCGAGTGTTTGACCGGTGATGCGTTGTTTAGCATGCGTTGTGATTGCGGTTCGCAATTACAAGCGGCGTTGCACCGTATCGCAGAAGAGGGTCGCGGTGCCCTGTTGTATTTACGTCAGGAAGGGCGCGGTATTGGGCTGCTGAATAAAATCAAAGCCTATAAACTACAGGATCAGGGAGCGGATACCGTAGAGGCCAATGAGCAATTAGGTTTTGGTGCGGATATGCGTGACTACAGCATCTGTAAAGTGATGCTGGAGCATTTAAATATTCAGCAAGTGAAACTGATGACCAACAATCCGCGCAAAGTAAAAGCGCTGGTTGATCAAGGGGTTGATGTGGTGGAGCGGATTCCTTTACAGACCGGTCAAAACCCGCATAACGCGAAGTATCTGGCGACCAAAGCAGGCAAACTCGGCCATTTGATGGGCGAGTAA
- a CDS encoding polyprenyl synthetase family protein, with protein MSDSNAFDQYRQQSTQRINLALVKYTGSFDSPYATVDSSAYLERLQQAISYSLLNGGKRVRPLLVYAAANAVGGASPTLASNLDRAACALEMIHAYSLIHDDLPAMDDDDLRRGQPTCHKAFDEATAILAGDALQSRAFELLTELEDCEPAIALQLVRLLAKASGQQGMVGGQAIDLRAVNQHIDIAHLETIHRLKTGALIRAAIAMGATLAAADSQQLTALDRYGEAIGLSFQVQDDILDIESDTDTLGKTQGADIALNKPTYPALLGLQQAKALAQDLHQQALDALQAFGSGADPLRALSQYIINRSH; from the coding sequence ATGAGTGACAGCAACGCCTTCGACCAATACCGGCAACAATCTACCCAACGTATTAATCTGGCACTGGTAAAATACACCGGCAGTTTTGACTCCCCCTACGCCACTGTCGATAGCAGCGCCTATTTAGAACGTTTACAACAAGCCATCAGCTACAGCTTACTGAACGGCGGCAAACGAGTCCGACCATTGTTAGTCTATGCCGCAGCCAATGCCGTCGGCGGTGCCTCACCAACGTTGGCCAGCAACCTGGATCGCGCCGCCTGCGCGCTGGAAATGATCCACGCCTACTCACTAATTCACGACGATTTACCCGCGATGGATGACGATGACCTGCGTCGTGGCCAACCTACCTGCCACAAGGCCTTTGATGAGGCCACCGCCATTTTAGCCGGCGATGCTTTACAGTCACGCGCCTTTGAGCTGCTGACAGAACTGGAGGATTGCGAGCCAGCAATAGCGCTGCAATTGGTCAGGCTGTTGGCCAAGGCCTCAGGACAGCAAGGCATGGTCGGCGGACAAGCCATTGATTTGAGAGCCGTTAACCAGCACATCGATATAGCTCATTTGGAAACCATTCACCGCCTGAAAACCGGCGCATTGATACGTGCCGCCATAGCGATGGGAGCTACGCTGGCTGCAGCTGACAGCCAACAACTGACCGCTCTGGACCGCTATGGCGAGGCCATCGGCCTATCCTTTCAGGTACAGGACGATATTCTCGATATCGAGAGTGATACCGATACCCTTGGCAAAACCCAAGGTGCCGATATTGCCCTCAATAAACCTACCTACCCGGCACTACTAGGGCTTCAACAGGCGAAAGCATTGGCACAGGACCTACACCAACAAGCCCTCGACGCCCTGCAGGCCTTTGGCAGTGGGGCTGACCCTTTGCGCGCACTGTCCCAATACATCATTAATCGCAGTCATTAA
- a CDS encoding exodeoxyribonuclease VII small subunit, producing the protein MVKAKKGVDFEEALDQLEELVEDMENGDLSLEESLKAFEQGIKLTRECQSALTQAEQKVQMLIAENGKLKTVALDAEEDLQE; encoded by the coding sequence ATGGTCAAGGCCAAAAAAGGTGTCGACTTTGAAGAAGCGCTCGACCAGCTAGAAGAGCTGGTTGAAGATATGGAAAATGGTGACCTGTCTCTGGAAGAATCCCTGAAAGCCTTTGAGCAAGGCATTAAGTTGACCCGCGAGTGCCAATCCGCACTCACCCAGGCAGAACAAAAAGTGCAAATGCTGATCGCTGAAAACGGCAAACTCAAAACCGTCGCCCTCGATGCCGAGGAAGACCTGCAGGAATGA
- a CDS encoding HNH endonuclease translates to MQILRLNKAGQPIEWLHWQDAVCLYSRDLVCWSLGEPIFRIRGGFNRHLCQQTQVDLPSIIACGGDQLARPKAKPPLSNRALFERDNYQCLYCGHFFEGARLTRDHIIPRSKGGKDVWENVVAACRRCNQYKSNRSLHETQMELLALPYRPNPAEYLALVNSRRILPEQADFLSKQFSSNCRWQMPAVA, encoded by the coding sequence GTGCAAATACTGCGTTTAAACAAAGCGGGTCAACCCATCGAGTGGTTACACTGGCAGGATGCGGTGTGTTTGTATTCCAGAGATTTGGTATGTTGGAGTTTGGGTGAGCCCATTTTTCGGATTCGCGGCGGCTTTAATCGCCATTTGTGTCAACAAACTCAGGTGGATTTGCCCAGCATTATTGCTTGTGGTGGTGATCAGTTGGCCAGACCTAAAGCTAAGCCGCCACTGAGTAACCGCGCCTTGTTTGAGCGTGATAATTATCAGTGTTTATACTGCGGGCATTTTTTTGAGGGTGCGCGGCTTACCCGCGACCATATTATTCCCCGCTCCAAAGGTGGTAAGGATGTCTGGGAAAATGTAGTGGCTGCTTGTCGACGTTGTAATCAATATAAGAGTAACCGCAGTTTGCATGAAACACAGATGGAATTGCTGGCTTTACCTTATCGGCCTAACCCCGCAGAGTATTTGGCACTAGTGAATAGTCGGAGGATATTGCCGGAACAAGCGGATTTTTTAAGTAAACAATTTTCATCGAATTGTCGTTGGCAGATGCCTGCGGTGGCATAG
- a CDS encoding PilZ domain-containing protein, translated as MIEERRRFFRIEDFMGVACRHLGEQEAKVFSRQRREQAGQFDFASNFDNRIQTLVDACKIQSPLAAELIDLMNKKLNFVIQQLDVDSSLLHQVVFTQRMVSVSACGMGFMYEQALQKNTFLQLDLQLLPSKLQLVTLAKVIECNVLSANEITDNKTHFVRLEFLEMNSNDQELLIQHIVKRQSGQIKQRRDDS; from the coding sequence ATGATTGAAGAGCGACGCCGTTTTTTTCGGATTGAAGATTTTATGGGGGTTGCTTGCCGTCACTTGGGCGAGCAGGAAGCTAAAGTATTTTCCCGTCAACGCCGTGAGCAAGCTGGGCAATTTGATTTTGCCTCAAATTTTGATAATCGAATCCAGACTTTAGTTGATGCTTGTAAAATTCAGTCGCCGCTGGCTGCTGAATTAATTGACTTGATGAATAAGAAATTAAATTTTGTTATTCAGCAGTTGGATGTGGATTCGAGCTTGCTGCATCAAGTTGTGTTTACCCAGCGAATGGTCAGTGTCAGTGCTTGCGGCATGGGCTTTATGTACGAGCAGGCCTTACAGAAAAATACGTTTTTGCAATTAGATCTACAGTTATTACCATCTAAGCTGCAACTGGTCACATTGGCAAAAGTAATTGAGTGCAATGTATTATCTGCAAACGAGATAACGGATAATAAAACGCATTTCGTGCGTTTGGAGTTTCTTGAAATGAACAGTAATGATCAGGAGTTGTTAATTCAGCATATTGTTAAACGCCAATCAGGCCAAATCAAACAGCGTCGCGATGATAGTTAA
- the dxs gene encoding 1-deoxy-D-xylulose-5-phosphate synthase encodes MFNEIPRSRPNTPLLDNIDETAQLRELDEQQLPQLVNELREFLLYTVGQTGGHFGAGLGVVELTVALHYVYNTPEDRLVWDVGHQGYPHKILTGRREQMHSMRQQDGLSAFPKRGESDYDTFGVGHSSTSISAALGMAIAAKHQQLDRKTVAVIGDGAMTAGMAFEALNHASHVDSDMLVILNDNQMSISRNTGGLNTYFSKIWASKTYTGLRQGSKKVLSKIPPAWDFARRVEEHMKGMVAPGTLFEELGFNYIGPIDGHDLPTLINTIRNMRDLPGSQLLHIITQKGKGFGPAELDPVGYHAINKIEVSPALSPSKIKGPKYQQVFGDWLCDMAEADDKLIGITPAMGEGSGMIEFAERFADRYHDVAIAEQHAVTLAAGMACDGLKPVVAIYSTFLQRAYDQLIHDVALQNLNVLFAIDRAGLVGEDGPTHAGSFDLCYLRCVPNMLVMAPSDENETRQLLYTGFQHHGPAAVRYPRGTGPNVTIEKPMTALAIGKGIIRRKGANVAILNFGTLLDGALAAANQLNASVADMRFVKPLDHALIEKLASSHTLLVTLEENVVAGGAGAGVSEYLNAQGISVPIMHLGLPDQYIEHGSHQQQLAFCELDAEGIKRAIEQRLQHLSPLKATAEIVR; translated from the coding sequence ATGTTCAACGAAATACCGCGCTCACGTCCCAACACGCCACTGCTCGATAACATCGACGAAACGGCACAGCTGCGGGAACTCGATGAACAGCAACTGCCGCAACTGGTCAATGAGCTGCGCGAATTCCTGCTCTATACCGTCGGCCAGACCGGTGGCCACTTTGGCGCGGGCTTAGGTGTCGTTGAGCTCACCGTGGCTTTGCATTACGTTTATAACACCCCTGAAGATCGACTGGTGTGGGATGTTGGCCATCAAGGCTACCCGCACAAAATCCTGACCGGCCGACGCGAACAAATGCACAGCATGCGCCAGCAAGATGGTTTATCGGCATTCCCCAAACGCGGTGAAAGCGACTACGATACCTTTGGTGTCGGCCACTCCAGTACCAGCATCAGCGCAGCACTGGGCATGGCGATTGCCGCCAAGCACCAGCAGCTTGATCGAAAAACTGTAGCGGTGATCGGGGATGGCGCGATGACCGCCGGCATGGCTTTTGAAGCCCTCAATCACGCGTCCCATGTCGATAGCGATATGCTGGTGATTCTGAATGATAACCAAATGTCGATCTCACGGAACACCGGCGGCCTCAATACTTACTTCTCTAAAATCTGGGCGAGTAAAACTTACACCGGCCTGCGTCAGGGCAGTAAAAAAGTGCTCTCGAAGATTCCACCAGCCTGGGACTTTGCCCGCCGCGTTGAAGAGCACATGAAAGGCATGGTAGCCCCCGGGACTTTATTCGAAGAACTGGGCTTTAATTACATCGGCCCTATTGATGGTCATGACCTGCCCACATTAATTAACACCATCCGCAATATGCGGGACCTGCCTGGTTCACAATTGCTGCATATCATCACCCAGAAAGGCAAAGGTTTTGGTCCCGCCGAACTCGACCCGGTGGGCTATCATGCCATCAATAAAATTGAAGTCAGCCCTGCGCTAAGCCCCTCCAAGATCAAAGGACCAAAGTATCAACAAGTTTTTGGCGACTGGCTTTGTGATATGGCCGAGGCTGATGACAAGCTAATAGGGATCACTCCAGCAATGGGAGAAGGCTCTGGCATGATTGAATTTGCCGAACGTTTTGCCGATCGCTATCACGATGTTGCGATTGCCGAACAGCATGCTGTCACACTGGCCGCAGGCATGGCTTGCGATGGTTTGAAACCGGTAGTGGCGATTTATTCTACCTTTTTACAACGGGCCTACGATCAACTGATACACGATGTCGCGCTGCAAAATCTGAATGTATTATTTGCCATTGACCGCGCCGGACTGGTGGGCGAAGACGGCCCTACCCACGCCGGCAGTTTTGATCTTTGCTATCTACGTTGCGTTCCTAACATGTTAGTTATGGCACCCTCTGATGAAAACGAAACCCGACAACTGCTGTATACCGGGTTCCAGCATCACGGCCCGGCAGCAGTGCGCTACCCCAGAGGCACGGGACCGAATGTAACCATTGAAAAACCGATGACTGCGCTAGCCATTGGCAAAGGTATTATCCGGCGCAAAGGCGCTAATGTCGCTATTCTCAATTTCGGCACGCTGTTGGATGGCGCCCTTGCTGCAGCCAATCAGCTTAACGCTAGCGTGGCAGATATGCGTTTTGTTAAGCCACTGGACCATGCGCTGATCGAGAAACTGGCAAGCAGCCACACACTGCTGGTCACACTGGAAGAGAATGTCGTCGCTGGCGGCGCTGGGGCTGGGGTCAGTGAATATCTCAATGCGCAGGGTATTAGTGTACCGATCATGCACTTGGGCTTACCGGATCAATACATTGAACACGGTAGCCATCAGCAGCAATTAGCGTTTTGTGAATTGGATGCCGAAGGAATTAAGCGTGCGATCGAACAGCGCCTACAGCACTTATCACCGCTTAAAGCTACTGCCGAGATTGTTCGTTAG
- a CDS encoding SDR family oxidoreductase, whose product MITVVVTGSTRGIGRGLAENFLTRGCNVVVSARNQQQVEEAIAQLGAEFGAEKVAGIACDVASYEDLQGLWDCAETAFGRVDHWVNNAGRTLDRSPFWEAENAEIESIVATNLTGLLFANKVAMRGMIKQSDGPQGKGQIWNMEGFGSTGMTQAGLVIYGSTKRAVNYLNKALVKDAKDTGVKICTVSPGMVLTDLLIGEYDTNSEDWRKVRKTFNILADKVETVTPWLVDGILANNKDGGKVEWLTTPKVIGRFLKNLVVKRDLFAGMGI is encoded by the coding sequence ATGATCACCGTTGTTGTCACCGGTAGTACGCGCGGCATTGGCCGTGGTCTCGCAGAGAATTTTTTAACACGTGGATGTAATGTCGTCGTCAGCGCGCGTAATCAGCAGCAAGTGGAGGAGGCTATCGCGCAACTTGGTGCTGAATTTGGTGCTGAAAAGGTAGCTGGAATTGCCTGTGATGTGGCTAGTTATGAGGATCTGCAGGGCCTGTGGGATTGTGCTGAAACTGCATTTGGTCGGGTTGATCATTGGGTCAATAATGCCGGGCGTACGCTGGATCGCAGCCCGTTTTGGGAGGCTGAAAATGCTGAAATTGAGAGCATTGTCGCCACCAATCTCACCGGTTTATTGTTTGCCAATAAAGTGGCTATGCGTGGCATGATCAAGCAAAGTGATGGTCCACAAGGGAAGGGCCAAATCTGGAATATGGAAGGCTTTGGTAGCACGGGTATGACGCAGGCTGGTTTGGTTATTTATGGTTCGACCAAGCGTGCGGTCAATTATCTCAATAAGGCGCTGGTGAAAGACGCAAAAGATACCGGGGTAAAGATATGTACTGTCAGTCCCGGTATGGTGCTGACGGATTTACTGATCGGCGAATATGATACTAATTCCGAGGACTGGCGGAAGGTGCGCAAAACCTTCAACATTCTGGCGGATAAAGTTGAAACGGTTACCCCTTGGCTGGTTGATGGGATTTTGGCAAATAACAAAGACGGCGGCAAAGTTGAGTGGTTAACGACGCCTAAAGTGATCGGTCGTTTTTTGAAAAACTTGGTGGTTAAGCGCGATTTATTTGCCGGAATGGGTATCTAA
- a CDS encoding flagellar motor protein MotB — MSDDENNCPECPPPGSPGWMGTFADLMSLLMCFFVLLLSFSEMDAMKFKRLAGSMAQAFGVQNKLDVKDPPKGTSIIAQEFSPGRPEPTPISEIYQHTDDLTELSLEVNDSKEYDIEAGIEGQEGGAPEKPEEVDEQAVIEKIEEMIKQTQQDAREIAEALQEQIAKGEVEIETQGRQIIVRIRERGSFASGSAELTGNYLPLLQEMRDVLATKEGSIAIQGHTDDIPINTSRFRSNWELSTSRAVSVAHAIFDGGILNPNRVEVSGFADTKPLASNETAEGRSKNRRVEIVIQQGLGGQAMKQGLQELKRKDPVFFESLELQDEDEGPAFKLDKSDIF, encoded by the coding sequence ATGAGTGATGACGAAAACAATTGCCCTGAATGTCCGCCCCCGGGTTCCCCTGGCTGGATGGGTACCTTCGCCGACTTAATGTCGCTGTTGATGTGTTTCTTCGTTTTGTTGTTATCGTTTTCAGAAATGGATGCAATGAAATTCAAACGGTTGGCGGGTTCGATGGCGCAGGCGTTTGGTGTGCAAAACAAATTGGATGTTAAAGACCCTCCCAAAGGTACCAGTATTATTGCTCAGGAATTTAGTCCCGGCCGTCCCGAGCCAACGCCCATCAGCGAAATTTATCAGCACACTGACGATTTAACTGAATTGTCTTTAGAAGTGAACGACTCTAAAGAATACGATATCGAGGCCGGTATTGAAGGTCAGGAAGGTGGTGCGCCTGAGAAGCCTGAAGAGGTTGATGAGCAGGCCGTGATTGAAAAAATCGAAGAAATGATTAAACAAACGCAGCAGGATGCGCGAGAAATTGCCGAGGCTTTACAGGAACAAATTGCCAAAGGTGAAGTGGAAATAGAAACACAGGGGCGGCAGATTATTGTCCGTATTCGCGAGCGCGGATCCTTCGCTTCAGGTTCGGCCGAACTGACCGGGAATTATTTGCCGCTGTTGCAAGAGATGCGTGATGTGCTGGCAACGAAAGAAGGGTCTATTGCTATCCAGGGGCACACCGATGATATTCCGATAAACACTTCCCGCTTTCGCTCTAATTGGGAGTTGTCCACCAGTCGTGCAGTGTCAGTTGCCCATGCAATTTTTGATGGCGGCATTCTCAATCCGAATCGGGTCGAAGTCAGTGGCTTTGCCGATACCAAACCGCTGGCCAGTAACGAAACCGCTGAAGGGCGGTCTAAAAATCGTCGCGTTGAAATTGTTATACAGCAGGGCTTGGGTGGTCAGGCAATGAAACAGGGATTACAAGAATTAAAACGAAAGGACCCGGTGTTTTTTGAGTCGCTGGAGTTGCAAGACGAGGATGAAGGTCCGGCTTTTAAGCTCGATAAGAGTGATATTTTTTAA
- a CDS encoding bifunctional hydroxymethylpyrimidine kinase/phosphomethylpyrimidine kinase: MSNIYKKDTPIVWTIGHSDSSGGTGVQADLHTFHDYGVYGCSVITSLVAQNSFASGYALATERKSVVAQINALDSDMPAKVIKVAAIPEAQVLDSVVKYLDDFDGFVLYDLELENSGELLAQVGTALQEDFLPRVDLFIVNTDEVVALTGRTINNESSMLAAANDLLKQGARSVFITGAQLVEHDGKRLDYWTNGENSFWLAIEAISTVNNRGGGSTLSAAITAGLAKGMAIDEAIKLAKAYVTRGIREGNQIGSGPGSVAHLGLPAADDADIPVLLTSLS, translated from the coding sequence GTGAGTAATATTTATAAAAAAGATACACCTATAGTTTGGACTATTGGCCACTCAGATTCGTCTGGCGGTACTGGTGTGCAGGCTGATCTACATACTTTTCATGACTACGGTGTCTATGGTTGTAGTGTTATTACCTCGTTGGTAGCGCAAAATTCGTTTGCCTCTGGATATGCACTGGCAACCGAGCGTAAAAGTGTCGTCGCTCAAATCAATGCATTAGATAGTGATATGCCAGCCAAAGTGATTAAAGTGGCGGCAATCCCTGAAGCACAAGTGCTGGATTCCGTGGTTAAGTATCTGGATGATTTTGACGGCTTTGTGCTTTACGATCTGGAATTGGAAAATAGTGGCGAGCTATTAGCGCAGGTTGGTACAGCATTACAGGAAGATTTCTTGCCCCGTGTTGATTTGTTTATTGTGAACACTGATGAGGTTGTGGCGCTCACTGGTCGCACCATTAATAACGAAAGTTCGATGCTGGCGGCGGCTAACGATTTACTGAAGCAGGGTGCGCGTTCGGTCTTCATTACTGGTGCGCAACTAGTGGAACATGACGGTAAGCGTTTGGACTATTGGACTAATGGCGAGAACAGTTTTTGGCTGGCGATTGAGGCAATTAGTACGGTTAATAATCGCGGCGGTGGCAGCACGTTATCCGCAGCAATTACCGCAGGTTTAGCTAAAGGTATGGCGATTGATGAGGCGATTAAACTGGCCAAGGCTTATGTGACTCGTGGTATTCGCGAAGGTAATCAAATAGGCAGTGGCCCCGGTTCGGTAGCGCACTTGGGGTTGCCTGCCGCCGATGATGCGGATATCCCGGTATTGTTAACGTCCTTGTCTTAA
- the pomA gene encoding flagellar motor protein PomA has product MDLATLIGMIGAMAIIITAMVLSGGVGMFVDIPSVLIVIVGSIFVVMAKFGLGQFLGAGKVAAKAFMFKVEDPAEIIDEIVGLADEARKGGLLALEGKELSSDFLQGGIQLLVDGHDPDVVKTLLSKDKDKAVERHSSGADIFAALGDVAPAMGMIGTLVGLVAMLSNMDDPKSIGPAMAVALLTTLYGAMLANMVAIPISDKLSIRRAEEEMSKSLIIDALLAIQGGQNPRVIDSMLRNYLPESKRAKADE; this is encoded by the coding sequence GTGGATCTAGCAACCCTCATCGGTATGATTGGCGCTATGGCCATCATCATCACAGCGATGGTGCTCAGTGGCGGCGTCGGTATGTTCGTCGATATTCCTTCAGTGCTTATTGTTATTGTCGGCAGTATTTTTGTGGTCATGGCCAAGTTTGGTTTGGGTCAGTTTTTGGGTGCGGGTAAAGTTGCGGCCAAAGCCTTTATGTTCAAGGTAGAAGATCCAGCTGAGATTATTGATGAAATTGTCGGTTTGGCTGATGAGGCTCGTAAAGGCGGTTTGCTGGCGTTGGAGGGTAAAGAGTTAAGTAGTGATTTTTTGCAAGGCGGTATTCAGTTGTTGGTAGATGGCCACGACCCTGATGTGGTTAAGACACTGTTATCGAAAGATAAAGATAAAGCGGTTGAGCGTCACTCGAGTGGCGCAGATATTTTTGCGGCATTAGGGGATGTTGCCCCGGCGATGGGGATGATCGGGACTCTGGTCGGCTTGGTAGCAATGCTATCCAATATGGATGACCCTAAGTCCATCGGCCCGGCGATGGCAGTAGCACTATTAACGACATTGTATGGTGCGATGCTGGCTAATATGGTTGCGATTCCTATTTCCGACAAGCTCAGTATTCGTCGCGCTGAAGAAGAGATGAGTAAAAGCTTAATCATTGATGCGCTACTGGCCATTCAAGGTGGGCAAAATCCACGGGTGATTGACTCCATGTTGCGTAACTACTTACCGGAAAGTAAGCGGGCCAAAGCCGATGAGTAA